Proteins encoded in a region of the Inquilinus sp. KBS0705 genome:
- a CDS encoding helix-turn-helix transcriptional regulator, which translates to MNIGDKITALRKAKKISQADLAKEAGVSREIIGRYERNEVSPSVDVAKKIADALEVSLDYLAGGSDKAAFDKQTLKLIDEIEELEPSTKDKLIFLANAIIRDAKTGKAYAH; encoded by the coding sequence ATGAACATTGGCGACAAGATTACTGCATTACGTAAGGCAAAAAAGATCTCACAAGCAGACCTGGCTAAAGAGGCCGGGGTGTCCCGTGAGATTATCGGGCGCTATGAACGCAACGAGGTTTCACCCTCTGTTGACGTGGCTAAAAAGATTGCGGATGCTTTAGAGGTATCTTTGGATTATTTGGCTGGCGGTAGTGATAAAGCCGCTTTTGATAAGCAGACCTTAAAGCTTATTGATGAAATTGAAGAACTGGAACCATCGACTAAAGATAAGCTCATATTCCTGGCTAATGCCATTATCAGGGATGCTAAAACTGGTAAGGCTTACGCTCATTAA
- a CDS encoding DMT family transporter: MKNFKTYLMLLLGMAIFGSATPLSKLVTKDFPVFVAGGFRVLLAFLVLMPFVKFSSIKKYKGKDAWLLIGISVVGVLGFTAFMLFGMQMISGVTGSVIMSATPALTAVLSVLFFKDEFNWKKGFAIVLAVGGVVVLQLSNNGEHKGKHELLGVILVVAAICCEAGYTLMGKALTKDYPPEDIAAFSAIIGFIGFIPFMIWQFHDFTISAVTVKSWVYLALYGAGTMGLGSVLWYKGVQQVEGSTAATFMGVMPISALVLSYLLLGERFRWVHVIGFALVFLGVLLIISVHKQMMEKNNN, translated from the coding sequence ATGAAGAATTTCAAAACATATTTAATGCTTCTGTTGGGCATGGCGATCTTCGGAAGCGCCACTCCGCTGAGTAAACTGGTCACAAAAGACTTTCCCGTATTTGTAGCGGGTGGATTCCGTGTTTTACTCGCTTTTTTGGTACTGATGCCATTTGTTAAATTTTCAAGTATAAAGAAATACAAAGGTAAGGACGCGTGGCTGCTGATCGGGATCAGTGTGGTAGGAGTTTTAGGCTTTACAGCATTCATGCTTTTTGGAATGCAAATGATCTCAGGTGTAACCGGCAGCGTGATTATGAGTGCGACGCCCGCGCTTACCGCTGTTTTATCAGTCTTGTTTTTCAAAGATGAATTTAACTGGAAGAAAGGTTTTGCGATTGTTTTAGCTGTGGGTGGGGTCGTAGTGTTGCAACTTAGTAATAATGGAGAACACAAGGGCAAACATGAGTTATTAGGTGTCATATTGGTTGTCGCCGCAATCTGCTGCGAGGCGGGTTATACACTGATGGGTAAAGCGCTCACAAAAGATTATCCCCCTGAAGATATTGCAGCTTTTTCCGCAATTATTGGCTTTATTGGTTTTATTCCTTTTATGATCTGGCAGTTTCACGATTTTACAATTTCAGCCGTGACTGTAAAAAGCTGGGTCTATCTTGCGCTTTACGGTGCAGGTACAATGGGGCTTGGCTCTGTACTTTGGTATAAAGGAGTTCAGCAGGTAGAAGGCAGTACGGCCGCCACTTTCATGGGTGTTATGCCAATAAGTGCTTTAGTTTTGTCTTATCTATTGTTAGGCGAACGGTTCAGATGGGTCCATGTCATTGGCTTTGCCCTTGTGTTTTTAGGGGTTTTACTTATCATCAGCGTTCACAAGCAAATGATGGAGAAGAATAACAATTGA
- a CDS encoding PKD domain-containing protein yields the protein MRLKFTLLPALCILLFSFFSSAPVKPRVLVFTKTSGYHHASIAAGSAAIIKLGAENNFLVDTTSDASKITESNLSKYSAVVFLQTTGYMLDNYQQADLERYMQAGGNFVGVHAAADAEYDWKWYGRLVGAYFLSHPAIQEAKFNVVDKNHPSTRSLPDTWIRTDELYNYKEISKDIHVLIKIDESSYKGGANGANHPMAWYHNFENGRSFYTEMGHTDESYSDPAYLKHLLGGIQYAIGDNKKLNYAKATTVRVPEANRFAKTQLLTGSLFEPTEMAVLPNLDILVAQRRGEIMLFKNSTKTIKQADLLDVYWKTHTKGVNAEEGVLGLQLDPDFKNNHYVYIYYSPADTSVNRLSRFTMTGDTIDNKTEKVVLQLYSQREICCHTGGSIAFGPDRMLFLSTGDNSTPFDEPGKRKINTHAFAPLDDRPEFLNHDARRSAGNTNDLRGKILRIKMKEDGTYSIPEGNLFKPGTEKTRPEIYVMGDRNPYRIAVDQKNSWLYWGEVGPDAQNDSLDTRGPRGYDEFNQARKAGMFGWPYFIANNIPYHEYDYETGISGPAFDPMHPVNNSKNNTGLRDLPPAQPALIYYPYAASDVFPQVGTGGRNAMAGPIYHTDMFPKATRMPDYFDNKVIFYDWIRGFIKLLTLQPNGDLDKMEPFMAGTKFNNPIDMETGPDGKIYVLEYGSGWFAKNKDAGIARLDYNTGNRAPEVKNITASKAYGKLPLPVVFTVDATDPEKNKMTYGWDLGNGAKRVTTLPKLTYTYTKKGNYNVSVEVKDDQGASSKSKTISILAGQDSPDMKAKLAKLNANKAGMALVMSMDCKACHKVNEKSVGPSFTDVAKKYPANAASTAHLSKKIVTGGHGVWGDVDMPAHPSLKAADTKAIINWIYSLK from the coding sequence ATGCGATTGAAATTTACCTTGCTACCTGCGCTTTGCATACTGCTTTTCAGCTTTTTTAGCAGCGCACCGGTTAAGCCGCGGGTTTTGGTCTTCACCAAAACATCGGGTTACCACCATGCCTCTATTGCAGCAGGCTCGGCCGCCATTATTAAACTGGGCGCCGAAAACAACTTTTTAGTTGATACTACATCTGATGCCTCTAAAATTACCGAGAGTAACCTGAGCAAATATTCGGCAGTGGTATTTTTACAAACTACCGGCTACATGCTTGACAATTACCAACAGGCCGACCTAGAACGCTACATGCAGGCAGGTGGTAATTTTGTTGGTGTACACGCTGCAGCCGATGCAGAGTACGATTGGAAATGGTATGGCCGCCTTGTTGGCGCTTACTTTTTAAGCCACCCTGCTATACAGGAAGCTAAATTTAACGTGGTTGATAAAAACCACCCTTCTACCCGTTCGTTACCTGATACCTGGATACGTACCGACGAACTATATAACTACAAAGAGATATCAAAAGATATCCATGTATTAATAAAGATAGACGAGAGTAGCTATAAAGGTGGTGCTAACGGTGCCAATCACCCTATGGCCTGGTACCATAACTTCGAGAACGGTCGTTCGTTTTATACTGAGATGGGCCATACCGATGAGTCGTACAGCGACCCTGCTTATTTAAAGCACCTGTTAGGCGGTATACAATATGCCATTGGCGATAACAAGAAACTAAACTATGCTAAGGCAACTACCGTACGTGTGCCCGAAGCAAACCGTTTTGCTAAAACCCAATTATTAACAGGTAGCCTGTTTGAGCCTACCGAAATGGCCGTATTACCTAACCTTGATATATTGGTAGCACAGCGCCGCGGCGAGATAATGCTGTTTAAAAACAGCACCAAAACAATTAAGCAAGCCGATTTATTGGATGTTTACTGGAAAACACATACCAAAGGTGTAAATGCCGAAGAAGGTGTGTTAGGCTTACAGCTTGACCCTGATTTTAAAAACAACCATTACGTATACATATATTATAGCCCTGCAGATACATCGGTAAACCGCTTATCGCGTTTTACTATGACAGGTGATACTATTGACAATAAAACAGAGAAGGTTGTATTACAACTTTACTCTCAGCGCGAAATATGCTGCCATACCGGTGGTTCAATAGCGTTCGGCCCTGATCGTATGTTGTTCCTTTCAACAGGTGATAACAGTACGCCATTTGATGAGCCGGGTAAAAGGAAAATAAACACTCACGCGTTTGCTCCGTTAGATGATCGGCCTGAGTTTTTAAACCATGATGCAAGGCGTTCGGCAGGTAACACCAACGATTTACGCGGGAAGATATTAAGGATAAAAATGAAGGAAGATGGAACTTATTCTATCCCTGAAGGCAACTTATTTAAACCGGGTACCGAAAAAACCAGACCCGAGATATACGTAATGGGCGACCGTAACCCTTACCGTATTGCGGTAGATCAGAAAAACAGCTGGTTATATTGGGGCGAGGTTGGGCCCGATGCGCAAAACGATAGTTTAGACACCCGCGGCCCGCGTGGCTACGACGAGTTTAACCAGGCCCGCAAAGCGGGTATGTTTGGCTGGCCGTATTTTATTGCCAACAACATTCCGTACCACGAGTATGATTATGAAACAGGCATCAGCGGCCCGGCGTTCGACCCTATGCACCCTGTAAATAACTCAAAAAATAATACAGGCTTAAGGGATCTGCCACCGGCACAACCGGCGCTTATTTATTATCCTTATGCTGCGTCGGATGTGTTCCCGCAAGTAGGTACAGGTGGCCGTAATGCTATGGCAGGGCCTATTTACCATACTGATATGTTCCCGAAAGCTACACGTATGCCAGATTATTTTGATAATAAAGTAATATTTTACGATTGGATACGCGGCTTTATTAAACTGTTGACCCTACAGCCAAACGGTGACCTTGATAAAATGGAGCCATTTATGGCAGGCACCAAATTCAATAACCCAATTGATATGGAAACCGGCCCTGATGGTAAAATTTATGTATTAGAGTATGGTAGCGGCTGGTTTGCTAAAAACAAAGATGCCGGCATAGCACGTTTAGATTATAATACAGGTAACCGCGCACCTGAAGTTAAAAACATTACCGCAAGCAAAGCATATGGTAAATTACCGTTACCTGTTGTGTTTACAGTAGATGCTACCGACCCTGAGAAAAACAAAATGACCTACGGTTGGGATTTAGGCAATGGCGCTAAAAGAGTAACTACCCTGCCTAAACTTACTTATACTTATACCAAAAAAGGCAACTACAACGTATCTGTTGAGGTAAAAGACGACCAGGGAGCTTCTTCAAAAAGCAAAACTATTAGCATTTTAGCAGGTCAGGATTCACCTGATATGAAAGCTAAATTGGCCAAGTTAAATGCTAACAAAGCAGGTATGGCCTTAGTAATGTCTATGGATTGCAAAGCTTGCCATAAGGTAAACGAAAAATCGGTTGGTCCGTCGTTTACTGATGTAGCAAAAAAATACCCTGCTAATGCAGCATCAACAGCTCATTTAAGCAAAAAAATTGTTACAGGTGGCCATGGTGTATGGGGCGATGTAGATATGCCTGCACATCCATCTTTAAAAGCTGCTGATACAAAAGCCATCATTAACTGGATATACTCACTTAAATAA
- a CDS encoding TonB-dependent receptor produces the protein MKKLSTLLLLLAFFCSASAQSLSNLSGKVVNVQSQPVAGATVSLLNTNYNAATNASGTFTFNRVAAGKYILHISSVGFATINQTVTVGQDQNITIQLKDAATSLDEVVVTAQKREEEVQNVPISISTLSAKQVQDYRVWNLKDITAIVPNLYSANPGDNRNVTGVRGIATTSYDPAIATYIDGVNQFGLDTYIPQLFDVERVEVLRGPQGTLYGRNAMGGVINIVTKQPTNQTTGFAEVNFGNYGQQRYSLGLRTPLVKDKLYLGVAGLYNGFDGFYTNTFNNTKLDKQHSFMGNYYLKYLATEDFSLTLNVKNYANRNNGPFALSSSPGDAISSPFEVNQNATTKMIDNIFNASLAANYSGSNVNFTSVSTYQKNYRYYTVPIDGDFSPIDAVTVVNNYGPKFNKVEVATQEFRFSSPASASNLKWTAGLYGFYRYSPTKSGTHFGADAAAVGSPLTDFTSINSNIEHSYGTAVFGQLVYTIDPKWDLTAGLRYDYEHKKEMVRGEFQPDGADPITTQNDTSSTASFKAFTPKLSIAYHASENNNLYASYSRGFRAGGISQLGSDPSSPPLRAYKPEYSNNYEVGSKNQFFNNRLRFNLSLFYILVNDAQVPTLILPDAITVTKNAGKLSSKGAEAEIAATVLKGLDISYSFGYTHARYTDLQVPNNGAVVNLKGNHQVYTPDVTSMLALQYGYALDNAQTRLIARGEWRYLGKQYFDLANQIEQKGYSVFNARLGVSTKRYDVFVWGSNLSNKHYIDYAYDFGASHLGNPKTYGVTLRTNF, from the coding sequence ATGAAAAAACTATCTACACTTTTATTATTGCTGGCATTTTTTTGCTCAGCTTCAGCTCAATCGTTATCTAATTTATCAGGCAAGGTTGTCAATGTACAATCGCAGCCTGTAGCTGGTGCAACAGTGAGTTTGCTAAATACCAATTACAATGCCGCCACTAACGCAAGCGGTACATTTACATTCAACAGAGTAGCTGCAGGTAAGTACATTTTGCACATAAGCAGCGTTGGCTTTGCTACTATAAACCAAACCGTAACCGTTGGTCAGGATCAAAACATCACTATACAGCTAAAAGATGCAGCCACCAGCCTTGATGAAGTGGTTGTAACCGCCCAAAAGCGCGAAGAAGAGGTACAAAATGTACCTATCAGTATATCTACCCTATCGGCTAAACAGGTTCAGGACTATCGTGTATGGAATTTAAAGGATATTACTGCAATCGTACCTAACTTGTACTCAGCCAATCCGGGTGATAACCGTAACGTTACCGGTGTGCGTGGTATAGCCACAACATCGTACGACCCTGCGATTGCTACGTATATTGATGGAGTTAACCAATTTGGCTTAGATACCTACATCCCCCAGTTGTTTGATGTGGAGCGTGTAGAAGTATTACGCGGCCCACAGGGTACGCTTTATGGCCGTAACGCCATGGGTGGTGTAATAAATATAGTAACCAAACAGCCAACTAATCAAACTACCGGCTTTGCCGAGGTGAATTTTGGCAACTACGGCCAGCAGCGTTATAGCCTTGGCTTGCGCACACCATTGGTAAAAGACAAATTATATTTAGGTGTGGCAGGGTTATACAACGGCTTTGACGGGTTTTATACCAATACCTTTAACAATACTAAGCTGGATAAACAACATTCGTTTATGGGTAATTATTACCTGAAATACTTAGCTACAGAGGATTTCTCGCTAACGCTGAATGTAAAAAACTACGCTAACCGCAATAATGGCCCGTTCGCGCTATCAAGCTCGCCGGGCGATGCGATATCCTCACCATTTGAGGTAAATCAAAACGCCACCACCAAAATGATAGATAATATATTTAACGCATCATTAGCGGCAAATTACAGTGGAAGCAATGTAAACTTCACTTCGGTAAGTACCTATCAAAAAAATTACCGCTATTACACGGTGCCAATTGATGGTGACTTTTCGCCTATAGATGCGGTAACTGTAGTAAATAATTATGGCCCTAAATTTAATAAGGTTGAAGTAGCTACGCAGGAGTTCAGGTTCTCCTCTCCTGCTTCGGCAAGCAATTTAAAATGGACGGCAGGCTTATACGGCTTTTACCGTTACAGCCCAACCAAATCGGGCACCCACTTTGGCGCAGATGCGGCCGCGGTAGGTTCACCTTTAACTGATTTTACCAGTATTAACAGTAATATTGAACACAGTTATGGCACAGCTGTATTTGGCCAACTGGTTTACACTATCGACCCAAAATGGGACCTAACAGCCGGATTGCGTTATGACTACGAGCATAAAAAAGAAATGGTTAGAGGCGAATTTCAGCCCGATGGTGCAGACCCTATTACTACACAAAACGATACATCGTCTACCGCAAGTTTTAAAGCCTTTACACCAAAGCTTAGTATAGCCTACCATGCATCGGAAAATAACAACCTGTATGCGTCTTACAGTCGTGGTTTTAGGGCCGGAGGCATTAGTCAGCTGGGTTCTGATCCTTCTTCGCCGCCATTACGGGCCTACAAACCAGAGTATAGCAATAATTACGAGGTAGGTTCAAAAAACCAGTTTTTTAATAACCGTTTACGCTTTAACTTATCGTTATTCTACATTTTAGTGAACGATGCACAGGTGCCTACTTTAATTTTACCCGATGCCATTACTGTGACTAAAAACGCCGGTAAGCTTAGCAGCAAAGGCGCTGAGGCCGAAATTGCCGCTACCGTGTTAAAAGGCTTAGATATATCGTACAGTTTTGGCTATACACATGCCCGTTATACCGATTTACAAGTTCCAAACAATGGTGCAGTAGTTAATTTAAAAGGCAACCATCAGGTATATACGCCTGATGTAACATCAATGCTTGCCCTGCAATATGGCTACGCCTTAGATAATGCACAAACCAGGCTGATAGCACGCGGCGAATGGCGCTACCTTGGTAAGCAATACTTTGATTTGGCTAACCAAATAGAACAAAAAGGCTATAGCGTGTTTAATGCCCGTTTAGGAGTAAGCACTAAAAGATACGATGTTTTTGTATGGGGAAGTAACCTTAGTAATAAGCATTATATTGATTATGCTTACGATTTTGGCGCGTCGCACCTGGGTAACCCTAAAACATATGGTGTAACTTTACGCACAAACTTTTAA
- a CDS encoding carbohydrate kinase, with protein MLLLGIDIGTSSVKVSVVDSGSQKLVATAQYPDSESPIKSLQSGWAEQSPDMWWDQAQNAIQLCHATKSYNPHDISAIGIAYQMHGLVLVNQQGKALRDSIIWCDSRAVEIGNKAFETIGQEQSLSHLLNSPGNFTASKLAWVKANEPEVYKQIYKVMLPGDFIAMKLTGDISCSVSSLSEGVFYDFVTDSFSADVLNYYQFDKHLFPQIKPVFSQHGQVSAQVAQSLKLKVGIPVTYKAGDQPNNALSLNVLKPGEVAATAGTSGVIYGVSDKLTYDKQSRVNTFAHVNYATNDKHLGVLLCINGTGSLYRWIKSIYGSSLSYKQMNQEALKAPLGSDGLQILPFGNGAERMLNNKQIGAHIHNIDLNLHTPAHIFRAAQEGIASAFRYGLDIMRENGMSPSIIRAGKANLFLSELFAQSFADFTGVPVELYQNDGSVGAAIGAGIGANIYKDASEAFTQFEPVQLVEPSGQNVEPVYQEWKALLENQLSKK; from the coding sequence ATGTTATTGTTGGGTATCGATATCGGTACTTCGTCGGTTAAAGTATCCGTTGTTGACTCTGGTTCGCAAAAACTGGTGGCAACCGCGCAATACCCGGATAGCGAATCGCCTATTAAGTCATTACAGTCGGGCTGGGCCGAGCAATCGCCGGATATGTGGTGGGATCAGGCACAAAATGCCATACAACTTTGCCATGCCACAAAAAGCTATAACCCGCACGATATATCTGCAATAGGTATAGCCTATCAAATGCATGGCCTGGTATTGGTTAACCAACAAGGCAAAGCCCTGCGCGATAGCATTATTTGGTGCGATAGCCGTGCGGTTGAAATAGGCAACAAGGCGTTTGAAACCATAGGCCAGGAGCAAAGTTTATCGCACTTACTCAATTCTCCCGGTAATTTTACAGCCTCAAAACTGGCCTGGGTAAAAGCTAACGAGCCTGAGGTTTATAAACAAATATATAAAGTAATGCTGCCCGGCGATTTCATTGCCATGAAGCTTACCGGCGACATCAGTTGTTCTGTATCTTCTTTATCCGAGGGCGTGTTTTATGATTTTGTTACAGACAGCTTTTCGGCCGATGTATTAAATTATTATCAGTTTGATAAACATCTGTTCCCGCAAATAAAGCCTGTTTTTTCTCAACATGGGCAGGTATCGGCACAGGTAGCACAAAGCCTTAAATTAAAAGTAGGCATCCCGGTAACTTATAAGGCCGGCGATCAGCCTAACAATGCATTGTCTTTAAACGTGCTTAAACCCGGCGAAGTAGCTGCAACGGCAGGCACGTCAGGCGTTATATATGGTGTTAGCGATAAGTTAACCTACGATAAGCAATCGCGCGTAAATACCTTTGCCCATGTTAACTATGCTACCAACGATAAGCACTTGGGCGTATTACTTTGTATTAATGGTACAGGCAGCCTATACCGCTGGATAAAAAGCATCTATGGCTCATCGTTAAGTTATAAACAAATGAATCAGGAAGCACTGAAAGCGCCGCTGGGTAGCGATGGCCTGCAAATATTGCCTTTTGGTAACGGTGCCGAACGGATGCTTAACAACAAGCAAATAGGTGCGCATATCCACAATATCGATTTGAATTTACACACCCCTGCGCACATTTTCCGTGCGGCGCAGGAGGGTATTGCCAGCGCGTTTAGGTATGGGCTGGACATTATGCGCGAAAATGGCATGTCGCCCTCTATTATACGCGCAGGCAAGGCCAATTTGTTTTTGAGCGAATTATTTGCACAAAGCTTCGCCGATTTTACAGGCGTACCGGTTGAATTATATCAAAACGATGGCAGTGTAGGCGCGGCTATTGGCGCGGGTATAGGCGCAAATATTTATAAGGATGCATCAGAAGCGTTTACACAGTTTGAACCCGTACAATTAGTTGAGCCGTCCGGTCAAAATGTTGAACCCGTATACCAGGAATGGAAAGCTTTATTAGAAAACCAACTATCAAAAAAATAA
- a CDS encoding LacI family transcriptional regulator — MTPKKRTTIYDIAAKLNIAPSSVSRALSNSGTVKESTRKLILKTAEELNYKMNTLASNLRKGKSKTIGVVVPRINQNFFANVIAGIEEASYIQGYNLIICQSNESYDKEVQCVNTLINQHVDCIVISISVETTDYKHLQNIVDHRIELIQFDRVTDELETLKVINDNQQASYEAVDHLITEGYKRIALLEGPQNLNIFKQRKQGYLDALRKNNIAIAEDIILANAWTKELGADATRRLLNLPNPPDAIFASTSDFSALGVLEVATAMHIKVPAQLGVCGYSNEDFTEITSPSITTIDQFSIYMGKTIANLYFDEMKNTDVSVVPKTISIKPKLIVRSSTLKSIG, encoded by the coding sequence ATGACACCTAAAAAAAGAACTACTATTTACGATATTGCTGCAAAATTAAACATTGCGCCATCGTCTGTATCAAGGGCTTTAAGCAACAGCGGCACGGTAAAGGAGTCGACCCGGAAGCTGATATTAAAAACAGCAGAAGAGCTGAATTACAAAATGAATACCCTTGCATCAAACCTCCGCAAGGGCAAAAGCAAAACCATTGGCGTAGTGGTGCCGCGCATTAACCAAAACTTTTTTGCCAATGTAATTGCCGGTATAGAAGAAGCCAGCTACATACAAGGGTACAACCTTATTATTTGCCAAAGCAACGAATCGTACGACAAAGAGGTGCAGTGTGTAAACACCTTAATAAACCAGCATGTAGATTGTATTGTGATATCAATATCGGTTGAAACCACCGATTACAAACACCTGCAAAACATTGTTGACCACCGGATTGAATTAATACAGTTTGACCGCGTAACCGACGAACTGGAAACCTTAAAAGTAATAAACGATAACCAGCAGGCATCATACGAAGCAGTAGACCATTTAATTACAGAAGGATACAAACGCATAGCCCTGCTGGAAGGCCCGCAAAACCTAAACATATTTAAACAGCGTAAACAAGGTTACCTGGATGCATTGCGAAAAAACAATATAGCGATAGCAGAAGATATTATACTGGCCAACGCCTGGACCAAAGAATTAGGCGCGGATGCCACACGCAGACTTTTAAACTTACCCAACCCACCCGACGCGATATTTGCATCCACGTCAGATTTTTCGGCGCTGGGTGTGTTAGAAGTAGCCACTGCGATGCATATTAAGGTACCCGCGCAGCTGGGGGTATGCGGCTATTCAAACGAAGATTTTACAGAGATCACCAGCCCATCCATTACCACTATAGATCAGTTTAGCATATACATGGGCAAAACCATAGCCAACCTGTATTTTGATGAAATGAAAAATACAGATGTATCGGTTGTGCCTAAAACCATCAGCATAAAACCAAAGCTTATCGTACGGTCGTCTACATTAAAAAGCATAGGTTAA
- a CDS encoding MFS transporter, producing the protein MSTTIERNKLFVASCLALLVTSLSFGIRAGIMNKLGTDFNLNTEQLGVITAAAFWGFPLAIIIGGFIVDVIGMKKLLVLAFVFHLAGILLTVFATGYWTLFISTLLIGIGNGTVEAACNPLVASLFTDNKTTKLNHFHLWFPGGIVIGTLLVLGLNYINVSWQVQVGLMIIPTLIYGYLFSTLQFPVTERVASGYSTKDMYKGTFTWLFGFMFICMFGTAITELFTGQWIDVLLKNVTSNAILILTLTTGVMVVGRGFAGPIVHRFSPQGVLLISSIVATIGLYLLSTLTGNSIFFAALIFGMGVCYFWPTMIGFVAEYIPKSGALGLNLVGGAGMFAVSIYGIFMGKHYDELVAKHLPAGATATGEALDKAKSLAGPEVLQLTLIIPIILVVAFTLLNIYMKGKKKQANATPVFQAE; encoded by the coding sequence ATGAGTACTACTATTGAACGTAACAAACTATTTGTAGCAAGCTGTTTAGCATTGCTGGTCACCTCGTTATCATTTGGTATAAGGGCCGGCATCATGAACAAGCTTGGCACCGATTTTAATTTAAATACTGAGCAATTGGGCGTTATAACAGCCGCTGCATTTTGGGGCTTCCCTTTAGCTATTATTATAGGTGGCTTTATAGTTGATGTTATAGGCATGAAAAAGTTGCTGGTGCTGGCTTTTGTTTTTCATTTGGCAGGCATATTATTAACCGTATTTGCAACCGGCTATTGGACGCTCTTTATATCAACTTTACTAATAGGTATAGGTAACGGTACCGTCGAGGCTGCCTGTAACCCATTGGTGGCATCGCTGTTTACAGATAATAAAACCACCAAATTAAACCACTTCCATTTATGGTTCCCTGGTGGTATTGTAATAGGTACGTTGCTGGTACTTGGACTAAATTATATTAATGTGAGCTGGCAGGTACAGGTTGGCTTAATGATCATTCCAACGCTTATTTACGGTTACCTGTTTTCTACGCTGCAATTCCCGGTTACCGAGCGTGTAGCATCAGGCTATTCTACAAAAGATATGTATAAAGGTACTTTTACCTGGCTATTTGGATTTATGTTTATCTGCATGTTTGGTACAGCCATCACCGAATTATTTACCGGCCAGTGGATAGATGTTTTATTAAAGAATGTTACCAGCAACGCCATACTGATACTAACGCTTACAACCGGTGTAATGGTTGTAGGCCGTGGTTTTGCGGGGCCTATAGTACATAGGTTTTCGCCGCAGGGTGTGTTGTTAATATCGTCTATTGTAGCTACCATAGGCTTGTATTTGTTAAGCACGCTTACAGGTAACTCTATATTTTTTGCGGCGCTTATATTTGGAATGGGGGTATGTTACTTTTGGCCTACTATGATAGGTTTTGTTGCCGAATACATACCTAAATCGGGCGCACTTGGCTTAAACCTTGTAGGTGGGGCCGGTATGTTTGCTGTATCTATATACGGTATTTTCATGGGCAAGCACTACGACGAACTGGTGGCTAAACACCTGCCTGCCGGTGCAACCGCTACCGGCGAGGCGCTTGATAAAGCTAAAAGCCTTGCCGGCCCCGAAGTACTACAATTAACCCTTATTATTCCTATTATATTGGTAGTGGCGTTTACACTGCTTAATATTTACATGAAGGGTAAAAAGAAACAAGCTAATGCTACGCCGGTATTCCAGGCAGAGTAA